From the Hemicordylus capensis ecotype Gifberg chromosome 1, rHemCap1.1.pri, whole genome shotgun sequence genome, the window tccaaggagcccagagcactgcaAGTGGTTATCTTTAATTAAATTCATTCAGAGGACAACAAAACCCTTCAACTACTACAAACAGTAGGCTgaagtggggcggggcggggcaggatTTAATGCTGCAGACCCACTTAATGAACCTCAAGTagtcaaaaacaacaacaaccccaaaaggATGGTTTTCAGTGCTTAGCACTGGACAGGCattgaaagaagaagaagggcgACTGGGTCAGCGGATAACAGGTCGGTCGGGGAAGCCCGCGGTTTACTTTCGGGCAAGGCTCGTCCCCGGGAGTCCGAGTCAGCCTCCTCGGTCCCGGCTTGCAGAACTGCTAGGGCTCTGCCCTGCAACATGATGGAAAGTAACCCGAGCCTGTGTTTCTGTTCCCTCCGAGGAGGAGCCCTGCAGGAGGAAGCTTCCCATGCAAGCCTCAGCCGAATCAATgcctctctttattttaaaatgggggtTTACTATTGGGATGGGGCGAAGGGGGCACTCGCCGCCTGGCCCCCGGCGGTGGGGAATGAATGGGGGCGGAGGAGGCTGCAAGACCGAGGCAGCCACAAACACGACTCCTCCAACCCATTTCGAGGGAGATGATCCTGGGAGTCGCCCTCCCGCTCGCCCGCCTAGGCCGCGCGCCTAGCCCACTCACCTCAGGAGGGCCCGAGGCCCCTCATGGCTGGCTGAGTGGCCGGCCGAGGCGAGCGCCCTCTCTCACCCCGCAGGCTCAGCGGCTGCTCTGGCACGGGACGCGAAGGGAGACCCGGCGCGGCTACTCCGCGGCCTCCAAGCGGCCGCTTGGCTAGGCGGGGCCGGACGTGAGCGCACTTCCGAGGGGAGCGGCCTAGCtgcggggctgctgctgctgttgtcgcCTGTTGCGTGGGCCCGGCGGCGAGGATGGCAGGTGAGTTTCTTGCTGGAGGCGATCTGGGGCCGGCGAGATCGGACCCCGCACATCGCTCCCCCCGCGGGCCGGGGGGCCCCAGTGGGTTGCGGCCCGGGCTTTACACCACACCGTGTTGGTGGAGGACTGGGCGGGAGCGAGCGCCAACCACGGTGCGATTAACGCGGAGTCCTTGCTCCGCCAGCGGCGCCTTGCACGCTGCGCAAGAGCGTTTATGTATTCTTATTTATTCGATtcctatacctcccttccaaaaatggctcagggcggtttacaccagagaaataataaataaataagatggctccctgtcctcaaagggctcacaatataaaagacagacaccagcaacaggcactggaggggtgctgtgctgggagtggagaggaccagttactcttccccctgctaaataaagagaatcacttcgTTAATAGGTGCcgctttacccagttagcagtggTCAATGAAGAAAGTTAAAAGAGAAGGTGGTGCCTCCTCTGCCATTCAGCCTTTGGTTTGGTAGCAAGTGGCAGGAGTTGTTCAATAGTGGCTGTGATTCCATTTTAATAGAAAGCAGCAGGTAGTTAAAGTGTTTGGACTCTTAGAGAGACATGACAGTGGTATAACAATTATCCATGCCATAGTATGGAACAAGTGGCTCGGTTGGTTTtccttctcataggaacataggaagctgccatatactgagtcagaccattggtccatctagctcagtattggcttcacagactggcagcagcttctccaaggttgcaggcaggaatctctctcagccctatcttggagatgccagggaaggaacttggagcctaggtgctcttctcagagcgcctccatcccttgaggggaatatcttacagtgctcacacttttagtctcccattcatataaaaccagggtggaccctgcttagctaaggggacggggcatgcttgctaccacaagaccagctctctttctcctctcagcATGAAAACTCCAGGCTCCTCCAACAAAATAGATTGGCAGGAGGTTTAGGACAGAGGGGAAAAATCAAGTCCAGTTTCTCGCAATGTCTAATGAACTTcaggaattcactgccacaagagccTACTGGTTTAAAGCTTACTGATTTTCCCACAAGGTGCCGACTGAtttaaaggttgtgccatcgagtcagtgtcgactcctggcgaccacagagccctgtggttttcttggtagaatacaggagggggttaccattgcctcctcctgcgcagcatgagatggtgactttcagcaccttcctatatggctgctgctcagtataggagtttcccatattctgggtaacacaccagtgggggattcgaaccaacagcctcctgctctctaggcaggttgcttccctactGCGCTATTATGTGGTACTTACTGATTTAGATGGCTTTACAAAGGGATTCAAGAGCCTAGGATAGATGGTCTATGAATGGTTGttcatagctcagtattgtctgtacctAGCAGCAggtttccaaggtttcaggcaggagtctctctcttctagccctatctggagttgtcagggattgaacctgggactttctgcttgcaaagcagatgctcttccaccgctGGTTCCCCAATTGGGGTAATGTGATAAAAGACAATTGCCTGCTCGTTGTGTGCTTCCGAATAGCAGTGAGTtggccacggtgggaaacagggtgctggactagatggacctgaaCCCTTGGATAATTATTTAACAGATTTGTAAAATTTACAGCCCACCTGTATGTGTGGTTGCTTGCTTGGAAGCAAGTTTAATTTTGATAGTTTGCTCCCTCTTCCATGCATAGGATGGACACCTTATTTTTTAAATACTCCTTGCCAAGTCTGAAGCACTCCCAGCCAGGTTGGTTGAAGACCATTTTTGCTATGAAGATCCTAATCCACATTGGTGATTGTTGAATTAAGAACAAGGGAGTGGTAGTTATTCTAGTTTTATTAAGCCAGAGAACAGATCTTTCGTATGTGAGAGATAATTTGGACTATTGTtgttcataaaaataaaaatttattgtTATAGCATAAATTAAaaattcaaagtggtttatatagcaaaagaaataagaacATTGTTCCTTGTTGtgaaggggctcacaatctaaacagaagcacctagcagacaccagcaacaaccactaactggagggatgctgttctgaagttgaacagggccagttcctctccccctaaaGCAGGACTGCACATTTTCAGCCCCCCTAGAagatgttggactccaactcccatcattcctgactattggctggggtgatgggaattgtagtccaacatcagcaagtgggccaaagttgtgcagccctggcctattGAATATgagaatcacccctttgaaaggtccctctctgcccagttagcaggggagtactGGAGTGATTTTCCCCACCTTTCTACTCATCCTCATGAATATAATGgggatcaaatcaaatcaaagctgAATATAAGACCAAACGTCCAAAATAAGACTTTTTGGAGCTCTAGTATATACAACAAGGAATCTCTTTGCTCAGCtgtgaaaatgggagttacagaAGTAAGGAGACATCATGAGGTTTCAGTTCTAGTTAATTTATCTGGTTCTGTATGAAACTATTCTGTGCTTGAAATAAAGTTATGTCTGTCATGTTCTGTAGCTAAAGGAATAAAGGAGGAAGATCATGTAGGCACTTTATATCCGAGATATCTAATGTTGGAAGCATCCCAGTTGCCTGGAAGGGACAAGTTGGAGTTGGACAAATATCATGCCAACTCACATCATCTGTTAAAACTGCTACTATTTTGTAACTTGCCATTTGCCTCCTGACTAGCATTCATATTAGACATCAAATGGAAGCTAGTCAAAATACCATAGTAGGTTCAGGAACAAAGGGGTTatgtcccttcctcctcctcctgccctttcACTATCGGTAAATGGCACTTATGTATAGATACAACCTATCAGAAGGATGTTGCCACAATTTTTTTTGTTATAGCTACTTATGTTTTCAGTATATAATTATGAATGCTTTTATTGCAgcatataaatgaataaatactaTATACCCAATTTTCAGTTACAATTGTTACTAAAGCAGCTTACAATTTGTCAGAAAATGCAATAAAAGTGACTGGGTGTGTTTTGCGGGGAGAGAAGATGGAGTGGTTTGCATCTCACTATTCCAGTGTCAGGTTCCTCTTTCTGGCTTTTGAGTTGCTGGTGCTGCCACTTGCTGGAGATGATGGTGAGTGGAGCATCTTAGATGTTAGCTCCCACTTTCACCCTTAACCTTCCAGCTGCTGGTACATATCTGTGGTGACCCTTTCCGAGAAGGGTTTCCCTCCCAGAAGCTGGCACTCCAAcataaaataaacagataaacCAGGCAGCACAGATAACATCCTTAGGAGGGATCTAATAGTTGTCTGTATACCTGCAAACACTGTGTACATTTCTAGGTCCTACCTTCTAGAATAGAGGCTCCTGTGATagttccaggtgtgtgtgtgtggtcaaacCACATAGTCTGAGAATGTGGCTGAACATTTTAGGTCTTAGTTATGCAAAAAAGCTGAAAACGAGTGAGCAACACACAAGAAAAAAACCATTTACAAGTAGGACCTTGCAAGCAGCTTTTTTAACTTTTTTGATTAACAGCATTtaatgtttgtgtttttaaatagcCAGGAGTTTGACTCCCAAGACACCTGTATTGTCTGTCAGCGCAAGAAAAATCAAAGATAACGCTGCGGACTGGCATAATTTGGTGATGAAATGGGAGACTCTGAATGATCAAGGATTTAACACTGCAACCAAAATCGTGAATATCAAAATTGCCAGTGAGTAAGTATGTTTAAAATGCTTGTCTGTGGTCTTTGTATGGTCTTTGGCTTTTTAGGTAACAAATGTAGAGCTGTTGTTCTTATGTATTGAAAGATATTTTTCTTTAGATCTAAAGACAAGTTGGAAATAGAATGTGATAATTTTGCCTCTGAGTCTGAGAGACTGCCACTGGACTACAATGGGGAACTAGAGGGGTGCTGTACAGAACTACTTCGGATCTTCGAAAACATGGTACTGTGCTCTTACTTCAAACCATCCAACCTGCAATTTTCTATTTCCATTTCCCCCATCTCTTTCGGTTCAGGAGATGTCATACCCCATGATGTGCCCTTTCTAGGAACTATTTTACATGTCTGTTCAAGACCAACATTGTTTGCAGGTTGTAAATATGCAAATGCATATCCTTGCAGCTGAGCTGTCAACCAGACTTAAAATAAGTCTACCATTCAGGTCTTTCAGAAGTGCcacaaggtagggatgtgcacggaaccgggcaggggACGTTtgaaggcggggtgtgtgtctgactttaagggcgggggagggtgcgcttgccccccactggtgctccattagTAAAGGCTCCGTACCCCGCACACACTGGGTACTTCGGGCCAAAGAGggaacggggaggcagggaggtatcctgccgccctgaCAGAGCCTTTGCTAACAGAGCGCCAGCGAGGGAAAAGTGGAGGAAGGGGAAAGTGCAcctttccccacccttaaagtcagacagacagacagacacacacacacacaccgccttcgAACCAGCCAGTTGTTCAAACAGGTTCttaggcccttaaaagggcctcggAACAGGTTCGTGCACTTCCCTACCACAAGGGAGGCTTAAAGCCTTTTGAGCACTACTAGTCAAGTACCGATTGTCTatttcagtgatcttcactatttttcaagtggggaccactttggcaaaaaaccttcactGTGAGATCCGGTGAAGAACACTGGTCTCCCTTGGCTACAGGTGTGCCTGTAACTCAGTTGCAAAGGGTCTCCACAACAAAACTTTCCCAGCAATGAAGTCTCTTAGCTGGTGAAAGTGGAAATTAAACAGCCCACAAAGACAGAGTGTATACTCACCGTTACTAAGCTATACTCAGAACTTTCTTTAAAATTTCAAGGTGTTCTATATATCTTATAATTTGTTAGGCAAAGATACATCAGAAAATGGAAAGGTTGTGTTCAACAACTAAAGGAATCTGTGACTTAGAAACATACCATCATGGAGGTCACAAGAGACCACTATTTCACACATGGCTGACTTCCTATTTCTGTAAGtaaattgtttttctttccctTGAGGGAGGTTTATTTGAAAATAATCAAAATATGTTCAGAGAATGAGAAGTAGCTGAAATTGGCTAACTGCGTTTCTGTGAGGGAACTATGAATTTCTAAGGGAGAATGCTTCATGTAATCACACAACTACGATTCCCAGGATACCATAGAATTAAACCATAGGTGGCTGTAGTTTAAAAGTTGTTTCTGGTTTTAAGTAGCAGAATGGGACAAACAGAATGTAGTAAACTTGGGTAGTGACACAGTTGGAAAAAGTGGATGTGGTCAGGCATATGGGCAAGCAATCTATATAGTACTGTTAACATATTCAAGCCTATAAAAATGGAGCATAACATGATTTTTATTATGGGCATAGTTCTCTAGCAGCTACATAAGATGAGGTTATTACTGGCAAACTACTCTTTTGGTTTTTCTATTTCAGATGATGTTTCTATCAAGCTTATAGAAATGTACTCAAAAGAACTCAAACTTAAACAAACCATTGTACAAGAGATTGCTCATACTGTTGACCAAGATCTCCTGATGGTCTACTTGTCATCATGGTTATACCAGCCTTATATCGAGAACAGCAGCAAAGTACTACTAGAAAGTATGTTGTTAGAAACAGGACACAGACCAGTCTAACGCTTCCTGTTTGGAAACCAACTTAATCCTGCCCCGAAACCACtgagttgtggggggaaatgtcaaTACATGTTGCAGACTTCATTAACTTCCAGCTTGAGACAAAGTCCAATTCTGAGGGGTTTTATCTTGCCTTCCAGTGTGGCAGACTGATGACAGCTTACAGTAAcataaaaaatagaataaaaccaaTTCTAACATGGAACACATCTTCACTGTTTGCAAAGAGCTCCTTGTTTTCAAGGCATTAAAATCTCTTCTTCCAAATTTGAAATTTCACAGCACACTTCTGTGGATATATAGGAGCTGTAGTAATGTTAGATGCAGAACTTTCAGGCAGTTACATCTGGGTATGGTAGCAATTCTTTTCCAGCTAATTCAGATTGTacaatgtgtttgtgtgtcttgCATAGAACTCATGTGGCAAGTAATCATACCTGATTCACATGTGGTCTTTTAGTCACTAATACTGTAGTTTAAATCTATTCATCCAGAAGTAACTTGTGCAGTGCAAGTAATATAGAAATAGAACCTGAGTAATGGGAAAGTGGGATGGGGAAATAGGCAGCCCTTTTGTACTATGAAGCAGAGAGCATTGAAAATATGGTGGGTTTTCAAAGAACTGAAATGAAAAAGGAATGAAATAGAGCTAGAGAAGGCAGTGGCCAGATCTTGCAAATAGCAACACACGGGAGGTAAATTCTGTAGCGCCACCCAGTTGTAAGGCCCAGTTCTCAGGGTACCAATGAttactgtattgtattttttGCACCTGATGAAATAGACATGCCTACAAAGGCTTCTGTTGACAAACTTATTAATGTTTAAAGGTGCTACAAAGTTGTATCTTTTGCATTCTGGTGTTTGAAAGCCCTGCTATAATTATGTATACCAGAAAATGTAACACTAGTCAAATGCTACCCATTACAACTTCTGTTCAGCAGCatacttttaaaagaatgttGCTTTACTCTATTTAGCAAGCTGGGTTTGTGCCTGGGACAGAGGGCATCTACCCAAATGCAAATTAGAGTAAAATTAGAGTAATGCCAAAGCACTCCTGAAAAATTGTAAcagtgacctacctcacagggttatatGAGCATTCACAAAAAATACTTAAGAGTATACGTTTGAAAATTAAAAGCTTTGATTCATTTGAGGAGTGAGAGAGAATCAGGCAGCTACATAAATGTCTTCTACAAAATTTGATTTAAACCCATGTGAAATTTTGGGATATTTAGCATTTTCAAACTCCAAAGAGGATCTGGTCATATTTGCAGTCACTCTTGTCACTACTCTAGATTTCCCAATTGCTATCTTAATTCCTGTAAAAAATCAGATTGGGCTGCATGGATAAAACATTCACAACATGCAAATGAAGTACATTCACATGTTTTGTGAGCCTAGCATATTCTCACATAAAAACTGGGTTTTTTTAGGACAATGAACCTAGCATTTGTTTTGCAAACAGAAC encodes:
- the CINP gene encoding cyclin-dependent kinase 2-interacting protein, which codes for MAARSLTPKTPVLSVSARKIKDNAADWHNLVMKWETLNDQGFNTATKIVNIKIASESKDKLEIECDNFASESERLPLDYNGELEGCCTELLRIFENMAKIHQKMERLCSTTKGICDLETYHHGGHKRPLFHTWLTSYFYDVSIKLIEMYSKELKLKQTIVQEIAHTVDQDLLMVYLSSWLYQPYIENSSKVLLESMLLETGHRPV